A single Drechmeria coniospora strain ARSEF 6962 chromosome 03, whole genome shotgun sequence DNA region contains:
- a CDS encoding putative glyoxal oxidase precursor — MKRSHISCASLVTLFSAFAHPHAAALQKRDLVAPAGFGNGWKYQGCFVDVGRTIDQAGTVDVKMTNEECVQYCFGKGFPYAGTEYHSQCFCGQKLATGGIKAADGDCSTSCGGNSTQPCGGPDRLTLYYSSQVKVPTVNPGADGWASIGCYSEGTTGRALAQGINAVPGAQMTVSKCTAACKASGYVIAGVEYGGECYCGNTIANGGKPTNSGCNMPCNGNSSEYCGGAGRLSMYSYRLGGGGGIDPGTSSTTSSVEPSTTETPPEQTGFPPGWSYYGCWVDGANGRILSYQTPNDPKRTLQSCVKTCADQGYTIAGAEYFTQCFCGKQIINNGVKAKSESECSTSCGGDAKQKCGGPGRMSIMSMGQPQVVGPPQIVPNVSDWAYQGCFQDNINQKRTFFWQNIFNNNDMTPEACVKKCGDFGYMAAGLEYGRECYCGDPANIKTAGAEKVSDKECNIPCSGNASALCGGGSRLTTYFWKGDPFYSWSFPEMGTPEAGSYDFLIGGVCIPLVTSQAINGKVTFLEKWGTGPPNSTGAYELDLSLVDNFKAAWRTMHVKTDIFCSGGVTLPDKAGRQLTVGGWSGESTFGIRMYTPDGSPGVPGRNDWEENVNVLKLQDGRWYPSTMNMANGSILVIGGEEGSNGAPVPTLEILPPTGTKPLFMDWLQRTNPNNLYPFVCVLPSGGIFVSYWNEARILDENTFATIKTLPNIPGAVNDPKGGRTYPLEGTAVLLPQRAPYRDPLGILICGGSTEGPANALDNCVSIYPDAPNPKWTLERMPSQRVMSCIAPLPDGTYLILNGARHGVAGFGLGKNPNLNALLYDPSKAVGHRITVMANTTVARMYHSEAITLLDGRVLVSGSDPQDGINPQEYRVETFTPPYLLKNKPRPTFNLSSTDWSYGQKVTLTVGNAAGKGLITASLLGSVSSTHGNSMGARTLFPEISCVGVTCTVTAPPGKYIAPPGWYQFFVLNDGIPAVGRFVRIGGDPAGVGNWPKGNGFTPPGI; from the exons ATGAAGCGGTCTCATATCTCCTGCGCCTCCCTTGTTACCCTGTTCTCTGCCTTCGCCCACCCTCACGCAGCTGCTCTACAGAAGCGTGACCTGGTAGCGCCAGCTGGCTTCGGCAATGGCTGGAAATATCAGGGTTGTTTCGT GGACGTTGGCCGAACGATTGACCAGGCTGGCACGGTGGACGTGAAGATGACGAATGAAGAATGCGTCCAGTATTGTTTTGGGAAAGGATTCCCTTATGCAGGAACAGAGTACCACAGTCAATGTTTCTGCGGCCAAAAGCTCGCCACCGGCGGCATCAAGGCTGCCGATGGTGACTGCAGCACATCGTGTGGCGGGAACTCAACCCAGCCTTGCGGTGGACCTGATCGACTCACCTTGTATTATTCGAGCCAAGTCAAGGTCCCGACGGTGAACCCCGGAGCCGATGGCTGGGCCTCGATTGGCTGTTACTC CGAAGGGACTACGGGCCGAGCGTTGGCGCAAGGAATTAATGCAGTACCTGGCGCCCAGATGACGGTGTCCAAGTGCACGGCAGCATGCAAAGCATCCGGCTACGTCATCGCCGGTGTCGAATACGGAGGCGAGTGTT ACTGCGGCAACACCATCGCCAATGGCGGAAAGCCAACCAACAGCGGCTGCAACATGCCttgcaacggcaacagctcCGAGTATTGTGGCGGCGCCGGTCGCCTATccatgtacagctacagattgggaggtggaggtggaatTGATCCCGGCACCAGTTCCACCACGTCCAGTGTTGAACCTTCCACGACAGAGACTCCCCCTGAGCAGACTGGCTTCCCTCCGGGATGGTCATACTACGGCTGCTGGGTCGATGGAGCCAACGGCCGTATCCTCAGCTACCAGACACCCAACGATCCGAAGCGAACCCTTCAATCCTGTGTCAAGACTTGTGCTGATCAAGGATATACCATTGCCGGTGCCGAATACTTCACACAGTGCTTCTGTGGCAAGCAAATCATTAACAACGGCGTCAAGGCCAAGTCCGAGTCTGAGTGCAGCACCTCCTGTGGCGGTGACGCCAAGCAGAAGTGCGGTGGTCCCGGCCGGATGAGCATCATGTCCATGGGTCAACCCCAGGTCGTCGGTCCGCCGCAGATCGTCCCCAATGTCAGCGATTGGGCGTATCAGGGATGCTTCCAGGACAACATCAACCAAAAACGGACCTTTTTTTGGCAAAACATCTTCAACAACAACGACATGACCCCCGAGGCGTGTGTTAAGAAGTGCGGCGACTTTGGCTATATGGCCGCTGGCCTCGAGTACGGGAGGGAATGCTACTGCGGCGACCCGGCCAACATCAAGACGGCCGGAGCCGAAAAGGTCAGCGACAAGGAGTGCAACATTCCCTGCTCGGGAAATGCCTCCGCTctctgcggcggcgggagtCGGCTGACGACGTATTTCTGGAAAGGCGATCCGTTCTACTCATGGTCATTTCCCGAAATGGGCACCCCGGAAGCCGGCTCCTACGACTTTCTTATCGGCGGTGTCTGCATTCCTCTCGTGACCTCGCAAGCCATCAACGGTAAGGTGACGTTCCTGGAGAAATGGGGTACCGGTCCTCCCAATTCCACAGGAGCCTACGAGCTAGATCTTTCCTTGGTCGACAACTTCAAGGCCGCATGGCGCACCATGCATGTCAAGACTGACATCTTCTGCTCCGGCGGTGTCACTCTCCCAGACAAGGCTGGCCGCCAGCTCACAGTGGGTGGCTGGTCTGGGGAATCAACGTTTGGCATTCGCATGTACACACCCGATGGGTCCCCCGGTGTGCCGGGCAGGAATGACTGGGAAGAGAACGTCAACGTGCTGAAACTCCAGGATGGGCGCTGGTATCCCTCCACAATGAACATGGCCAACGGCTCGATACTtgtcatcggcggcgaggaaggctcCAACGGCGCCCCCGTGCCGACGCTGGAAATCCTGCCACCAACCGGTACGAAACCGCTTTTCATGGATTGGTTGCAGCGCACCAATCCCAACAACCTATACCCCTTCGTTTGCGTCCTTCCCTCGGGGGGGATATTCGTCTCTTACTGGAACGAAGCCCGGATCTTGGATGAGAACACCTTCGCGACCATCAAAACCTTGCCCAACATTCCCGGGGCTGTAAACGACCCCAAGGGTGGCCGCACCTACCCTCTCGAAGGGACTGCCGTTCTGCTCCCTCAGCGAGCGCCGTACCGTGATCCTCTCGGCATCCTCATCTGCGGTGGCTCGACAGAAGGCCCCGCCAACGCCCTGGACAACTGCGTAAGCATCTACCCCGATGCACCCAACCCGAAGTGGACTCTGGAGCGCATGCCCTCTCAGCGCGTCATGTCTTGCATCGCGCCTCTGCCCGACGGCACCTACCTCATACTGAACGGCGCTCGCCACGGagtcgccggcttcggcctGGGCAAGAATCCGAACCTCAACGCGCTGCTGTACGATCCTTCCAAGGCGGTTGGCCATCGCATCACCGTCATGGCCAACACGACCGTTGCTCGCATGTACCACTCGGAGGCTAtcaccctcctcgacggtcgCGTCCTCGTCTCGGGCTCCGATCCCCAGGATGGCATCAATCCTCAGGAGTATCGGGTCGAGACATTTACGCCGCCGTATCTCCTCAAGAATAAGCCTCGCCCTACTTTCAATTTGTCCTCGACAGACTGGTCCTACGGACAGAAGGTGACGTTGACGGTGGGCAACGCGGCAGGCAAAGGACTGATCACGGCGTCGCTGCTTGGCTCCGTGTCGAGCACTCATGGCAACTCGATGGGGGCGCGCACGCTTTTCCCCGAAATATCCTGCGTCGGTGTGACTTGCACAGTGACGGCGCCACCAGGAAAGTACATCGCTCCGCCCGGATGGTATCAGTTCTTTGTCTTGAACGACGGCATCCCTGCCGTTGGTAGGTTCGTCCGAATCGGTGGCGACCCCGCCGGGGTTGGCAACTGGCCCAAGGGCAACGGTTTCACTCCACCTGGGATATAG
- a CDS encoding UPF0041 domain-containing protein, with the protein MAALIKAANAKIRSNPMLNYICSTHFWGPVSNFGIPVAAVLDTQKSPDLISGQMTGALCIYSATFMRYSLAVTPKNYLLFACHFVNECAQLTQGYRYLSYHNWGGKEKHDLEKGIEAAKEKVEKVENKVKDAIKRARFGLPPSLRTRIPEEGGTRDAELSPPFKASIQDGLLT; encoded by the exons ATGGCGGCACTAATTAAGGCGGCCAACGCCAAGATCAGGTCAAACCCGATGCTGAACTACATCTGCTCAACTC ACTTCTGGGGACCCGTATCCAACTTTGGAATTCCCGTTGCCGCTGTGCTGGATACGCAGAAGAGCCCTGACCT CATCTCCGGGCAGATGACAGGAGCTCTGTGCATCTACTCAGCGACCTTCATGCGCTACTCCCTCGCCGTCACGCCCAAGAACTACCTTCTCTTCGCCTGCCACTTCGTCAACGAGTGCGCCCAGTTGACGCAAGGATACCGATATTTGTCATACCACAACTGGGGCGGAAAGGAGAAGCATGATCTGGAGAAGGGCATCGAGGCCGCGAAGGAGAAGGTCGAGAAGGTTGAGAATAAGGTTAAGGATGCCATAA AACGCGCCAGGTTCGGTTTACCGCCTTCACTACGTACTCGTATCCCCGAGGAAGGCGGCACACGAGACGCAGAGTTGTCGCCACCCTTTAAGGCGTCGATTCAAGATGGTCTACTCACTTGA
- a CDS encoding pyruvate carboxylase: MAAPQQPLNFTDVFDDDDLDEPKSVHRIRANSTIMNLKKILVANRGEIPIRAHELSLHTIAVFSYEDRLSMHRQKADEAYVIGKRGQYTPVGAYLAGDEIIKIAVEHGAQLIHPGYGFLSENAEFARNVENAGLIFVGPSPEVIEALGDKVSARKLAIAAGVPVVPGTEGAVATYEEVKTFTDKYGFPIIIKAAYGGGGRGMRVVRDSATLKESFERATSEAKSAFGNGTVFVERFLDKPKHIEVQLLGDNHGNIVHLYERDCSVQRRHQKVVEIAPAKDLPTETRDAILADAVKLAKSVNYRNAGTAEFLVDQQNRYYFIEINPRIQVEHTITEEITGIDIVAAQIQIAAGATLAQLGLTQDRISTRGFAIQCRITTEDPAESFRPDTGKIEVYRSAGGNGVRLDGGNGFAGAVITPHYDSMLVKCTCHGSTYEIARRKVLRALIEFRVRGVKTNIPFLASLLTHPTFIDGTCWTTFIDDTPQLFDLVGSQNRAQKLLAYLGDVAVNGSSIKGQIGEPKFKGEIIPPVLFSADGGKVDVSQPCQEGWRKVLLEKGPKAFAKAVRGYKGCLLMDTTWRDAHQSLLATRVRTVDLLNVAKETSFALSNLYSLECWGGATFDVAMRFLYEDPWDRLRRMRKLVPNIPFQMLLRGANGVAYSSLPDNAIYHFVDQAKKNGVDIFRVFDALNDINQLEVGINAVHKAGGVVEGTVCYSGDMLNPRKKYNLDYYLELVDKLVALDIHVLGIKDMAGVLKPHAATLLVGAIRKKYPDLPIHVHTHDSAGTGVASMVACAKAGADVVDAATDSLSGMTSQPSINAILASLEGSDLDPGLDPKQVRALDVYWSQLRLLYSPFEAHLAGPDPEVYEHEIPGGQLTNMMFQASQLGLGSQWLETKKAYEHANDLLGDIVKVTPTSKVVGDLAQFMVSNKLSAEDVKVRASELDFPGSVLEFLEGLMGQPYGGFPEPLRSDALRGRRKLDKRPGLILEPVDFVKVKKDLVKKYGGPVTECDVASYVMYPKVFEDYKKFTHQYGDLSVLPTRYLLARPEIGEEFHVELEKGKVLILKLLAVGPLSEQTGQREVFFEMNGEVRQVTVMDKNAAVENIRRPKADVGDSSQVGAPMSGVLVELRVHEGSDVKKGDPIAVLSAMKMEMVISAPHSGKVSSLQVKEGDSVDGSDLVCKIVKA; this comes from the exons ATGGCGGCTCCCCAGCAACCGCTCAACTTCACCGATGTCTTCGACGATGATGACTTGGATGAGCCCAAGTCGGTGCACCGCATCCGCGCCAACTCGACCATCATGAATCTGAAAAAGATTCTCG TCGCCAACCGTGGTGAAATAC CTATACGG GCTCACGAGCTATCCCTGCACACCATTGCCGTCTTCAG TTATGAGGACCGTCTGAGCATGCACCGGCAGA aggccgacgaagcctACGTCATCGGAAAGCGTGGCCAGTACACTCCTGTTGGCGCCTATCTTGCTGGTGACGAGATCATCAAGAttgccgtcgagcacggcgcTCAACTGATCCACCCGG GCTACGGTTTCCTGTCCGAAAACGCCGAGTTTGCCCGCAACGTGGAAAACGCTGGCCTTATT TTTGTCGGTCCTAGCCCCGAAGTCATCGAAGCTCTCGGCGACAAGGTGTCCGCCCGTAAGCTGGCCATTGCTGCCGGTgtccccgtcgtccccggTACCGAGGGTGCGGTTGCCACCTATGAGGAGGTCAAAACCTTCACCGACAAGTATGGCTTCcccatcatcatcaaggCTGCCtacggcggtggcggccgaggcatGCGAGTTGTTCGTGACTCGGCCACCTTGAAGGAGAGCTTTGAGCGAGCCACGTCGGAGGCCAAGTCTGCCTTCGGCAACGGCACCGTCTTCGTCGAGCGCTTCCTCGACAAGCCCAAGCACATCGAGGTCCAGCTGCTCGGAGACAACCATGGCAACATTGTGCACCTGTACGAGCGTGACTGCTCCGTCCAGCGCCGGCACCAAAAGGTCGTCGAGATCGCTCCGGCCAAGGACCTGCCGACCGAGACGCGCGATGCCAtcttggccgacgccgtcaagcTGGCCAAGTCGGTCAACTACCGCAATGCAGGCACTGCGGAGTTCTTGGTCGACCAGCAGAACCGCTACTACTTCATCGAGATCAACCCTCGCATCCAGGTCGAGCACACCATCACCGAAGAGATCACCGGCATCGACATCGTCGCTGCCCAGATTCAGATTGCCGCCGGGGCCACGCTGGCTCAGCTCGGCCTGACCCAGGACCGCATCTCCACCCGTGGTTTCGCCATCCAGTGTCGAATCACCACCGAGGACCCCGCCGAGTCATTCCGACCCGACACTGGCAAGATCGAGGTCTACCGGTCCGCaggcggcaacggcgtccgactcgacggcggcaacggctttgccggcgccgtcatcacGCCGCACTACGACTCCATGCTGGTCAAGTGCACCTGCCACGGCTCGACGTACGAGATCGCTCGCAGGAAGGTTCTCCGAGCCTTGATCGAATTCCGCGTTCGAGGCGTCAAGACCAACATtcccttcctcgcctccctGCTGACCCACCCCACTTTCATTGATGGAACTTGCTGGACGAccttcatcgacgacacgCCCCAGCTATTCGACCTTGTCGGCAGCCAAAACCGCGCCCAGAAGTTGCTCGCTTACCTGGGagacgtcgccgtcaacggcAGCTCCATCAAGGGCCAGATCGGCGAGCCCAAGTTCAAGGGCGAGATCATCCCGCCCGTGCTGTTCtctgccgacggcgggaaGGTCGACGTCAGCCAGCCCTGCCAGGAGGGATGGCGAAAGGTGCTCCTCGAGAAGGGCCCCAAGGCCTTTGCCAAGGCCGTTCGCGGCTACAAGGGCTGCCTCCTCATGGACACCACCTGGCGCGACGCCCACCAGTCGCTCCTGGCCACGCGCGTTCGAACCGTCGACCTCCTCAACGTCGCCAAGGAGACGAGCTTCGCCCTCTCCAACCTGTACAGCTTGGAGTGCTGGGGCGGTGCCACCTTCGACGTCGCCATGCGCTTCCTTTACGAAGACCCATGGGACCGTCTCCGTCGCATGCGAAAGCTCGTGCCCAACATTCCCTTCCAGATGCTTCTCCGCGGCGCCAATGGTGTCGCCTACTCGTCGCTGCCCGACAACGCCATCTATCATTTCGTCGACCAGGCGAAGAAGAATGGCGTCGACATCTTCCGTGTCTTTGACGCTCTCAACGACATCAACCAGCTCGAGGTGGGCATCAACGCCGTCCACAAGGCCGGCGGTGTCGTCGAGGGTACCGTCTGCTACAGCGGCGACATGCTCAACCCTCGCAAGAAGTACAACTTGGACTACTACctggagctcgtcgacaagctGGTGGCCCTTGACATACACGTCTTGGGCATCAAGGACATGGCCGGTGTGCTCAAGCCCCACGCCGCCACCCTTCTGGTCGGCGCCATCCGGAAGAAGTACCCTGACCTGCCCATCCACGTGCACACGCACGACTCGGCGGGTACCGGCGTCGCGTCCATGGTTGCTTGCGCCaaggccggtgccgacgtcgtcgatgccgcgaCGGACAGCTTGTCCGGCATGACGTCGCAGCCGAGCATCAACGCCATCCTGGCCTCCCTCGAGGGCAGCGACCTCGACCCCGGCCTCGACCCGAAGCAAGTGCGGGCTCTCGACGTCTACTGGTCTCAGCTCCGTCTGCTCTATTCCCCCTTCGAGGCCCACCTTGCCGGTCCCGACCCCGAGgtgtacgagcacgagatTCCCGGCGGTCAGCTGACCAACATGATGTTCCAGGCCTcgcagctcggcctcggctcccAGTGGCTCGAGACGAAGAAAGCGTACGAGCACGCGAACGACCTTCTCGGCGACATCGTCAAGGTCACGCCCACGTCCAAGGTCGTCGGCGATCTCGCCCAGTTCATGGTGTCCAACAAGCTTTCGGCGGAGGACGTCAAGGTTCGCGCCTCGGAGCTCGACTTCCCCGGGTCGGTGCTCGAGTTCCTCGAGGGCCTCATGGGCCAGCCGTACGGCGGCTTCCCCGAGCCGCTCCGTTCCGACGCCCTGCGCGGGCGCCGGAAGCTCGACAAGCGACCCGGCCTGAtcctcgagcccgtcgactTCGTCAAGGTCAAGAAGGACCTGGTCAAGAAGTACGGCGGCCCCGTCACCGAGTGTGACGTCGCGTCGTACGTCATGTACCCGAAGGTGTTTGAGGACTACAAGAAGTTCACCCATCAGTACGGCGACCTCTCGGTCCTGCCGACGAGGTATCTGCTGGCGAGACCCGAGATTGGCGAGGAGTTCCACGTCGAGCTGGAGAAGGGCAAGGTTCTCATCCTGaagctcctcgccgttggACCGCTTAGTGAGCAGACAGGCCAGCGGGAGGTCTTCTTCGAGATGAACGGCGAAGTCCGACAGGTGACGGTCATGGACAAGAATGCGGCGGTCGAGAACATCCGCAGACccaaggccgacgtcggggACTCGAGCCAGGTTGGCGCGCCCATGTCCGgcgtgctcgtcgagctgaGAGTGCACGAAGGTTCGGATGTCAAGAAGGGTGACCCCATCGCGGTCCTGTCGGCCATGAAGATG GAAATGGTGATATCGGCGCCCCACAGCGGCAAGGTGTCCAGCTTACAGGTCAAGGAGGGCGACTCGGTCGACGGGTCCGACCTCGTCTGCAAGATTGTGAAGGCCTAG